The following are from one region of the Hyphomicrobium album genome:
- the rplP gene encoding 50S ribosomal protein L16, with protein sequence MLQPKKTKFRKTFKGRIHGAAKGGTDLNFGSHGLKAVEPERVTARQIEAARRAITRHMKRAGRVWIRIFPDVPVTKKPAEVRMGSGKGSIEYWCARVKPGRIMFELDGVPDALAREALVLGAAKLPIKTRIVTRVG encoded by the coding sequence ATGCTGCAGCCCAAAAAGACGAAATTCCGCAAGACCTTCAAGGGTCGCATCCATGGCGCGGCCAAGGGTGGCACGGACCTCAACTTCGGCTCGCACGGACTGAAGGCGGTCGAGCCCGAGCGGGTCACCGCGCGCCAGATCGAAGCGGCCCGCCGCGCCATCACGCGGCACATGAAGCGCGCCGGACGCGTGTGGATCCGCATCTTTCCCGATGTGCCGGTGACGAAGAAGCCGGCCGAAGTCCGCATGGGCTCCGGCAAGGGCTCGATCGAGTACTGGTGCGCGAGGGTCAAGCCGGGCCGCATCATGTTCGAACTGGACGGCGTGCCGGATGCGCTGGCACGCGAGGCATTGGTACTCGGGGCGGCGAAGCTGCCGATCAAGACGCGTATCGTGACGCGAGTTGGCTGA
- a CDS encoding 50S ribosomal protein L23 yields MSKHHSAYDVIVSPVITEKSTLVSEANQVIFNVSPRATKAEIKAAIESLFKVKVKAVNTLVRKGKLKTFRGHRALQSDAKKAIVTLVEGHHIDIATGL; encoded by the coding sequence ATGAGCAAGCACCACAGCGCCTATGACGTCATCGTCTCGCCGGTCATCACCGAGAAGTCGACGCTCGTCTCGGAAGCCAACCAGGTGATCTTCAACGTCTCGCCCCGCGCGACGAAGGCGGAGATCAAGGCCGCCATCGAGAGCCTGTTCAAGGTGAAGGTGAAGGCCGTGAATACGCTCGTCCGCAAGGGCAAGCTCAAGACGTTCCGTGGCCATCGTGCCCTGCAGAGCGACGCCAAGAAGGCGATCGTGACGCTGGTCGAGGGTCACCACATCGACATTGCGACGGGCCTCTAA
- the rplD gene encoding 50S ribosomal protein L4 encodes MKADVTTLAAAKAGTVDLAEAIFGLKPRPDLIQRMVRYQLAKRRAGTHHAQDRSEVNVTGKKMYKQKGTGGARHGDKSVPQWRGGGKAFGPKPRDHAFELPKKVRALALRHALSAKQAAGELVVLDKAESKEGKTQALRDQFAKLEWTNVLIIDGAELQTDFVRAARNLPNIDVLPVQGINVYDILRRRKLVLTKAAIAALEERFADAVNNHAAEGSKS; translated from the coding sequence ATGAAAGCTGATGTCACCACGCTCGCGGCCGCCAAGGCCGGCACGGTCGACCTGGCCGAGGCCATCTTCGGTCTGAAGCCGCGCCCCGACCTCATTCAACGCATGGTCCGCTATCAGCTGGCCAAGCGCCGCGCCGGCACGCATCACGCCCAGGACCGTTCGGAAGTGAACGTCACGGGCAAGAAGATGTACAAGCAGAAGGGTACCGGCGGCGCCCGTCACGGCGACAAGTCGGTGCCGCAGTGGCGCGGCGGCGGCAAGGCGTTCGGGCCCAAGCCGCGCGACCACGCCTTCGAGCTTCCCAAGAAGGTGCGCGCACTGGCGCTGCGCCACGCGCTCTCGGCCAAGCAGGCTGCCGGCGAGCTCGTCGTGCTCGACAAGGCGGAATCGAAAGAGGGCAAGACGCAGGCTCTCCGCGATCAGTTCGCCAAGCTCGAATGGACCAACGTGCTGATCATCGACGGCGCCGAGCTCCAGACCGACTTCGTCCGCGCCGCCCGTAACCTGCCGAACATCGACGTTCTGCCGGTGCAGGGCATCAACGTGTACGACATTCTGCGCCGCCGGAAGCTGGTGCTGACCAAGGCCGCCATCGCCGCGCTCGAGGAGCGCTTCGCTGACGCCGTGAACAATCACGCCGCCGAGGGGAGCAAGTCATGA
- the rplN gene encoding 50S ribosomal protein L14 codes for MIQMETNLDVADNSGARRVQCIKVLGGSKRKYATVGDVIVVSVKEAIPKGRVKKGQVMKAVVVRTAKGVRRPDGSLIRFDRNAAVLINAQGEPVGTRIFGPVTRELRAKNHMKIVSLAPEVL; via the coding sequence ATGATCCAGATGGAGACGAATCTCGACGTCGCTGACAATTCGGGCGCGCGCCGCGTTCAGTGCATCAAAGTGCTGGGCGGCTCGAAGCGCAAGTACGCGACTGTGGGCGACGTGATCGTCGTCTCGGTCAAGGAAGCTATTCCGAAGGGTCGCGTCAAAAAGGGCCAGGTGATGAAGGCCGTCGTCGTGCGCACCGCCAAGGGCGTGCGCCGTCCCGACGGCTCGCTGATCCGCTTCGACCGCAACGCCGCGGTGCTGATCAACGCCCAGGGCGAGCCGGTCGGCACCCGTATCTTCGGACCTGTCACGCGCGAGTTGAGAGCCAAGAACCACATGAAGATCGTATCGCTCGCTCCGGAGGTGCTGTGA
- the rpsN gene encoding 30S ribosomal protein S14, with protein sequence MAKTSSVEKNNMRRRLSAQKAEKRKRLKAIASDLKRPAEERFAARIKLAEMPRNSSPVRIRNRCELTGRARGYYRKLRMCRNQLRDLASQGLIPGMTKSSW encoded by the coding sequence ATGGCTAAGACGAGTTCGGTAGAGAAGAACAACATGCGGCGGCGTCTCTCGGCCCAGAAGGCCGAGAAGCGCAAGCGCCTGAAGGCGATCGCCAGCGACCTGAAGCGTCCGGCGGAAGAGCGTTTTGCCGCCCGCATCAAGCTGGCCGAGATGCCGCGCAATTCTTCGCCGGTGCGTATCCGCAATCGCTGCGAGCTCACGGGCCGCGCGCGCGGCTACTACCGCAAGCTCAGAATGTGCCGCAACCAGCTTCGCGATCTGGCGAGCCAGGGCCTGATCCCCGGCATGACCAAGTCGAGCTGGTAA
- the rplC gene encoding 50S ribosomal protein L3, with protein sequence MRSGVIAQKVGMTRIFTDAGEHIPVTVLKLDNVQVVGHRTNDKNGYTALQLGAGTRKPSRLTKADRQNFAVAKVEPKRKLVEFRVTPENLIDVGAQITADHFVPGQFVDVTGTNQGKGFQGAMKRWNFGGLRATHGVSLSHRSHGSTGQRQDPGKVFKGKKMAGHMGSERVTTQNLVVVKTDVERGLVMVRGAVPGSKGGWVLVRDAVLKQPHKDAPRPGAFKARGGEAAAEAKEQA encoded by the coding sequence ATGCGTTCCGGAGTAATTGCACAGAAGGTGGGCATGACCCGCATCTTCACGGACGCTGGGGAACACATCCCGGTGACCGTGCTGAAGCTCGACAACGTGCAGGTTGTCGGTCATCGCACCAACGACAAGAACGGCTACACCGCGCTGCAGTTGGGCGCCGGTACCCGCAAGCCGTCGCGCCTCACCAAGGCCGACCGGCAGAACTTCGCGGTCGCCAAGGTCGAGCCGAAGCGCAAGCTTGTTGAGTTCCGGGTCACCCCCGAGAACCTCATCGACGTGGGCGCCCAGATCACCGCCGACCACTTCGTCCCGGGCCAGTTCGTCGACGTGACGGGCACCAACCAGGGCAAGGGCTTCCAGGGCGCAATGAAGCGCTGGAACTTCGGCGGTCTGCGCGCGACGCACGGCGTGTCGCTCAGCCACCGCAGCCACGGCTCGACCGGTCAGCGCCAGGACCCCGGCAAGGTGTTCAAGGGCAAGAAGATGGCCGGCCACATGGGCTCGGAGCGGGTGACGACGCAGAACCTCGTCGTCGTGAAAACCGACGTGGAGCGCGGCCTCGTCATGGTACGCGGCGCGGTTCCCGGCTCGAAGGGCGGCTGGGTGCTGGTACGCGACGCCGTTCTGAAGCAACCGCACAAGGACGCCCCGCGTCCGGGCGCATTCAAGGCACGCGGCGGCGAAGCTGCCGCTGAGGCGAAGGAGCAGGCGTGA
- the rplE gene encoding 50S ribosomal protein L5, which translates to MADKEKPAKAAGAPKDGAPQKAKAPKAPKGDKKAAASKEPRAPAAPRPKDYKPRMKSHYEKVVRDAMQKKFEYANNMQVPRIEKIVLNMGVGEAVNDRKKVESAAGDLALIAGQRPVQTRSRKAIATYKLREGMPIGAKVTLRGDRMYEFIDRFVTIALPRVKDFRGLNPKSFDGRGNYACGLKEHIVFPEIDYDKVDQIWGMDIIVCTSAQSDDEARELLRGFNFPFRS; encoded by the coding sequence ATGGCTGACAAAGAGAAACCGGCGAAGGCCGCTGGCGCCCCCAAGGACGGCGCGCCGCAGAAGGCCAAGGCCCCCAAGGCCCCCAAGGGTGACAAGAAGGCGGCGGCTTCCAAGGAGCCGCGTGCGCCAGCTGCGCCGCGCCCGAAGGACTACAAGCCGCGTATGAAGTCGCACTACGAGAAGGTGGTGCGCGACGCCATGCAGAAGAAGTTCGAATACGCGAACAACATGCAGGTGCCGAGGATCGAGAAGATCGTCCTCAACATGGGCGTCGGCGAGGCCGTCAACGACCGCAAGAAGGTGGAGAGCGCCGCCGGCGATCTCGCCCTCATCGCCGGTCAGCGGCCCGTGCAGACCCGCTCGCGCAAGGCCATCGCCACCTACAAGCTGCGCGAAGGCATGCCGATCGGCGCCAAGGTCACCCTGCGCGGCGACCGCATGTACGAATTCATCGACCGCTTCGTCACCATCGCGCTGCCGCGCGTGAAGGACTTCCGCGGTCTGAACCCGAAGAGCTTCGACGGCCGCGGCAACTACGCCTGCGGTTTGAAGGAGCACATCGTGTTCCCCGAGATCGACTACGACAAGGTCGACCAGATCTGGGGCATGGACATCATCGTGTGTACGTCGGCGCAATCCGACGATGAAGCGCGTGAACTGCTGCGCGGCTTCAATTTCCCGTTCCGCAGCTAG
- the rplX gene encoding 50S ribosomal protein L24 — MASLKIKKGDHVIVIAGRDKGKHGEVVEMLPKEERAIVRGVNVVRRHQKQTAAQEGGIISKEAPIHISNLALEDPKDGKPTRIGFKFLDGGKKVRFAKRSGEVIPERQ; from the coding sequence ATGGCATCGCTCAAGATCAAGAAGGGCGACCACGTCATCGTGATCGCCGGCCGCGACAAGGGCAAGCACGGCGAAGTCGTCGAGATGCTCCCCAAGGAGGAGCGCGCCATCGTGCGTGGCGTCAACGTCGTGCGCCGCCACCAGAAGCAGACCGCTGCCCAGGAAGGCGGCATCATTTCCAAGGAAGCGCCGATCCACATTTCCAACCTGGCGCTCGAGGATCCGAAGGACGGCAAGCCGACCCGCATCGGCTTCAAGTTCCTCGACGGCGGCAAGAAGGTTCGCTTCGCCAAGCGCTCGGGCGAAGTCATTCCGGAGAGACAGTGA
- the rpsJ gene encoding 30S ribosomal protein S10 codes for MNGQNIRIRLKAFDHRILDASTREIVNTAKRTGAEVRGPIPLPTRFERFTVNRSPHIDKKSRDQFEMRTHKRLLDIVDPTPQTVDALMKLDLAAGVDVEIKL; via the coding sequence ATGAACGGCCAAAATATTCGCATTCGCCTCAAGGCATTCGATCATCGAATTCTCGATGCCTCGACGCGAGAGATCGTCAACACGGCGAAGCGCACCGGCGCTGAGGTACGCGGACCCATTCCGCTGCCGACGCGCTTTGAGCGGTTCACCGTGAACCGTTCTCCGCACATCGACAAGAAGAGCCGCGATCAGTTCGAGATGCGCACTCACAAGCGTCTTCTCGACATCGTCGACCCGACTCCGCAGACGGTCGATGCACTGATGAAACTCGACTTGGCGGCAGGCGTCGACGTCGAGATCAAGCTCTAA
- the rpsS gene encoding 30S ribosomal protein S19, with amino-acid sequence MTRAVWKGPFVDGYLLKKAEKVRSSGRSEIIKMWSRRSTILPQFVGLTFGVHNGHKHVPVAVTEDMIGHKFGEFAPTRMFHGHGGDKKATKGR; translated from the coding sequence ATGACACGTGCAGTTTGGAAAGGTCCGTTCGTCGACGGCTACCTCCTCAAGAAGGCGGAGAAGGTGCGCTCGTCGGGCCGTAGCGAGATCATCAAGATGTGGAGCCGCCGCTCGACGATCCTGCCGCAGTTCGTCGGTCTGACGTTCGGCGTGCACAACGGGCACAAGCACGTTCCGGTCGCGGTGACCGAGGACATGATCGGGCACAAGTTCGGCGAGTTCGCTCCCACCCGCATGTTCCACGGTCACGGCGGCGACAAGAAAGCCACTAAGGGCAGATAA
- the rpsC gene encoding 30S ribosomal protein S3, with the protein MGQKVNPIGLRVGVNRTWDSRWFAGRGEYGRLLHEDMRMRDHIMQQRRQAGISKVVIERPHKKCRVTVHTARPGVLIGKKGADIEKLRGQLARFTSSEVHLNIVEIRKPEIDAALVAETIAQQLERRVAFRRAMKRSVQSALRLGALGIRINVAGRLGGAEIARTEWYREGRVPLHTLRADIDFGYGIAKTAYGIIGIKVWIFKGEIMEHDPMASEKKNTELQETGGGRPRRDGDRDRGDRGDRGGDRGRERREAAAAAAAPAGDGAEKA; encoded by the coding sequence ATGGGTCAGAAGGTCAATCCGATCGGCCTGCGCGTCGGCGTCAACCGCACCTGGGACAGCCGCTGGTTCGCTGGCCGCGGCGAGTACGGCCGGTTGCTGCACGAAGACATGCGCATGCGTGATCACATCATGCAGCAGCGCCGCCAGGCGGGCATCTCCAAGGTCGTCATCGAGCGCCCGCACAAGAAGTGCCGCGTCACCGTGCACACGGCGCGCCCGGGCGTCCTGATCGGCAAGAAGGGCGCCGACATCGAGAAGCTGCGCGGCCAGCTCGCCCGCTTCACGAGCTCGGAAGTGCATCTCAACATCGTCGAGATCCGCAAGCCGGAGATCGACGCTGCGCTGGTCGCCGAGACCATCGCTCAACAGCTCGAGCGCCGCGTCGCTTTCCGCCGCGCCATGAAGCGCTCGGTGCAGTCGGCGCTCCGCCTCGGTGCACTCGGCATTCGTATCAACGTCGCCGGCCGCCTCGGCGGCGCGGAGATCGCCCGCACGGAGTGGTACCGCGAGGGCCGCGTGCCGCTGCACACGCTGCGCGCCGATATCGATTTCGGCTACGGCATTGCCAAGACGGCCTACGGCATCATCGGCATCAAGGTTTGGATCTTCAAGGGCGAGATCATGGAGCACGACCCCATGGCCTCGGAGAAGAAGAACACCGAGCTGCAGGAGACCGGCGGCGGACGTCCGCGGCGTGACGGCGACCGCGATCGCGGTGACCGTGGCGATCGCGGAGGCGATCGTGGCCGTGAGCGCCGAGAGGCAGCGGCTGCCGCCGCGGCACCGGCCGGCGACGGCGCGGAAAAGGCTTAA
- the rplB gene encoding 50S ribosomal protein L2, whose protein sequence is MALKTFRPTTPSLRQLVLVDRSQLWKGAPIKVLVEGKSKTGGRNNDGRITMRHIGGGAKRSYRMVDFRRRKFDAPAKVERIEYDPNRTAFIALIKYQDGELAYILAPQRLAVGDQVVSGEKVDVKPGNAMPLAGMPIGTIVHNVELKPGRGGQIARSAGAFVQLVGRDSGWAVLKLNSGETRRVRAECMATIGAVSNPDHSNEVTAKAGRTRWKGTRPTVRSITMNPIDHPNGGRTNGGKHWATPWGKPTKGYKTRKNKSTDKYIIRSRAAKKK, encoded by the coding sequence ATGGCACTGAAGACATTCCGCCCAACGACCCCCAGCCTGCGCCAATTGGTGCTGGTGGATCGCTCGCAGCTCTGGAAGGGCGCGCCGATCAAGGTTCTCGTCGAGGGCAAGTCGAAGACCGGCGGCCGTAACAACGACGGCCGTATCACGATGCGCCACATCGGCGGCGGCGCCAAACGGTCGTACCGCATGGTCGACTTCCGCCGTCGCAAGTTCGACGCGCCCGCCAAGGTCGAGCGGATCGAGTACGATCCCAATCGCACCGCCTTCATCGCGCTGATCAAGTACCAGGACGGCGAGCTTGCCTACATCCTGGCGCCGCAGCGTCTTGCTGTCGGTGACCAGGTCGTCTCCGGCGAGAAGGTCGACGTCAAGCCCGGCAACGCCATGCCGCTGGCCGGCATGCCGATCGGCACCATCGTGCACAACGTCGAGCTGAAACCGGGCCGCGGCGGCCAGATCGCGCGTTCCGCCGGCGCCTTCGTGCAGCTCGTCGGCCGCGACAGCGGCTGGGCCGTGCTGAAGCTGAATTCCGGCGAGACGCGCCGCGTGCGCGCCGAGTGCATGGCGACCATCGGCGCCGTGTCGAACCCCGACCATTCGAACGAAGTGACGGCCAAGGCCGGCCGGACACGCTGGAAGGGCACTCGCCCGACCGTGCGCTCCATCACCATGAACCCGATCGACCACCCGAACGGTGGCCGCACCAACGGCGGCAAGCACTGGGCGACCCCGTGGGGCAAGCCGACCAAGGGCTACAAGACGCGCAAGAACAAGTCGACCGACAAGTACATCATTCGCAGCCGTGCGGCGAAGAAGAAGTAG
- the rpsQ gene encoding 30S ribosomal protein S17 has protein sequence MPKRVLQGVVVSDKNDKTVVVEVERRYTHPLFKKTVRRTKKYHAHDEKNVFKIGDRVEIVESAPISKNKRWVVLTEAG, from the coding sequence ATGCCGAAACGCGTACTGCAGGGCGTGGTCGTCTCCGACAAGAACGACAAGACGGTGGTGGTCGAGGTGGAGCGTCGTTACACGCATCCGCTGTTCAAGAAGACCGTTCGCCGTACGAAGAAGTACCACGCACACGACGAGAAGAACGTGTTCAAGATCGGCGATCGGGTAGAGATCGTCGAGAGCGCGCCGATCTCGAAGAACAAGCGCTGGGTGGTCTTGACCGAGGCCGGTTGA
- the rpmC gene encoding 50S ribosomal protein L29, producing MKADGFRDMTLDQLDDQLQKLKKEQFNLRFQRASGQLENTSRVRSVRRDIARLLTVARSKRAGGGKSAAKE from the coding sequence ATGAAGGCGGACGGGTTTCGAGACATGACTCTCGACCAGCTGGATGACCAGCTGCAGAAGCTCAAGAAGGAGCAGTTCAACCTGCGCTTCCAGCGGGCTTCCGGCCAGCTTGAGAACACCTCGCGCGTGCGCAGCGTACGCCGTGACATCGCTCGCTTGCTGACCGTTGCGCGCTCCAAGCGCGCTGGCGGTGGCAAGAGCGCAGCGAAGGAGTAA
- the rpsH gene encoding 30S ribosomal protein S8, whose amino-acid sequence MSINDPLGDMLTRIRNAQMRRRPKVVTPASNIRARVLDVLEEEGYIRGYSRVEQKGALPTFEIELKYYNGQPAIREIKRVSTPGRRVYSPVRDLPTVANGLGVAILSTPKGVMSDSKAREQNVGGEILCNIF is encoded by the coding sequence ATGTCGATAAACGATCCCTTGGGCGACATGCTGACCCGCATCCGCAATGCGCAGATGCGTCGCCGGCCGAAAGTCGTCACTCCGGCTTCCAATATCCGTGCCCGCGTCCTCGACGTGCTCGAGGAGGAAGGCTACATTCGCGGCTACTCGCGCGTCGAACAGAAGGGCGCCCTGCCGACCTTCGAGATCGAGCTCAAGTACTACAACGGGCAGCCCGCGATCCGCGAGATCAAGCGAGTGTCGACGCCGGGCCGGCGTGTGTACTCGCCGGTTCGCGACCTGCCTACCGTCGCCAACGGTCTCGGTGTCGCGATCCTTTCGACGCCGAAGGGCGTGATGTCCGACTCGAAGGCGCGCGAGCAAAACGTGGGCGGAGAGATCCTCTGCAACATCTTCTAA